One window of Nostoc sp. C052 genomic DNA carries:
- the priA gene encoding primosomal protein N' → MYINEINLSPLVVAQAGESYQSGANLNRWVEVLVDCPGSTGLFTYRLPAQLEIKPGDILSVPFGAQQLGAIAIRLLAQPNIDLPPEKIREVEDIVSVGFFPSAYWELLNRVAAYYYTPLIQVIRVALPPGLLGRSQRRIRLVGGREAGGRGQRAGGSGYLLGSADPLAFLTPTARQVWELLQGQPAGDYSFVYLQQKVKSAYRGIRELLRFGLVESYLEPPRLTRPKLQKAVTLTGTIDQELTTRQREILEVLRRQGGELWQNELLQICNASSSILKTLTQKGYIVVEEREVLRTEQGPTLVGDGAKSLTTAQASALATIQTLDGFAQVLLHGVTGSGKTEVYLQAIAPLLNQGKSALVLVPEIGLTPQLTDRFRARFGNKVSVYHSALSDGERYDTWRLMLTGEPQVVIGTRSAVFAPLPNLGLIILDEEHDSSFKQDSPIPTYHARTVAQWRAELENCPLVLGSATPSLESWVSMQGAGGRGQGAGGEFITPNSSLGTHYLSLPERINSRPLPPVEIVDMRQELQQGNRSIFSRSLQAALQELQERKQQGILFIHRRGHSTFVSCRSCGYVLECPHCDVSLAYHHTEEKAPELLRCHYCNYARSHPKFCPDCSSPYLKFFGSGTQRVTQELARQFPELRLIRFDSDTTRNKGSHRTLLTQFANGEADLLVGTQMLTKGLDLPQVTLVGVVAADGLLNLSDYRASERAFQTLTQVAGRAGRGEDPGRVIVQTYTTEHQVIAAVRSHDYQSFSQAELEQRQALNYPPYGRLILLRLSSLDPIQVQNTAQIIATTLSTEEEFEILGPAPASILRVANRYRWQILIKFDPDALPKLPDWEEVRSLCPSSVSLTIDVDPINIM, encoded by the coding sequence ATGTATATTAATGAAATAAATTTATCTCCTCTAGTGGTGGCCCAAGCAGGTGAATCATACCAGTCAGGTGCAAATCTGAATCGGTGGGTTGAAGTATTAGTAGATTGTCCAGGAAGTACAGGACTATTTACTTATCGATTGCCAGCCCAGTTAGAAATCAAACCAGGGGATATTTTGAGCGTGCCATTTGGGGCACAACAATTAGGAGCGATCGCTATTCGGTTACTGGCACAACCAAATATCGATTTACCACCAGAAAAAATCCGGGAAGTAGAAGATATAGTCAGCGTTGGATTTTTCCCAAGTGCTTATTGGGAATTACTCAACCGAGTAGCTGCATATTACTATACGCCGCTGATTCAAGTAATCCGGGTTGCTCTGCCACCAGGGTTGCTGGGGCGATCGCAGCGTCGTATCCGCCTGGTTGGAGGGAGAGAGGCAGGGGGCAGGGGGCAGAGGGCAGGGGGAAGTGGTTATTTGCTGGGATCTGCCGATCCTTTGGCTTTTTTGACTCCGACGGCGCGGCAAGTTTGGGAACTTTTGCAAGGGCAGCCGGCGGGGGACTACAGTTTTGTTTACCTTCAGCAAAAAGTCAAATCTGCTTATCGGGGAATTCGGGAATTATTACGATTTGGTTTAGTAGAAAGCTACTTAGAACCACCGCGATTGACTCGACCAAAGTTGCAAAAAGCAGTCACGCTCACAGGTACAATTGACCAAGAGTTAACTACTCGCCAACGAGAGATTTTAGAAGTGCTGCGGCGACAGGGTGGGGAGTTATGGCAAAATGAATTACTGCAAATTTGCAATGCTAGTTCCTCTATTCTCAAAACTTTGACACAAAAAGGTTACATCGTTGTTGAAGAACGGGAAGTATTGCGAACAGAACAAGGCCCAACATTAGTAGGTGATGGTGCTAAATCTTTAACTACAGCCCAAGCTAGCGCCTTAGCGACAATCCAGACACTAGATGGATTTGCTCAAGTTTTATTGCATGGGGTGACAGGTTCAGGAAAAACCGAAGTATATTTGCAAGCGATCGCACCTCTCCTCAACCAAGGTAAATCTGCTCTAGTTTTAGTCCCAGAAATTGGACTTACACCCCAGCTAACCGATCGTTTTCGTGCCCGTTTTGGTAATAAAGTCAGCGTCTATCACAGCGCCCTCTCCGATGGTGAACGTTACGATACTTGGCGGCTTATGCTCACAGGAGAACCCCAAGTTGTCATTGGGACTCGTAGCGCTGTTTTTGCCCCTTTACCCAACTTGGGTTTAATTATTTTAGATGAAGAACACGACAGCAGCTTTAAACAAGATTCCCCCATACCCACCTACCACGCCCGCACCGTTGCCCAATGGCGAGCCGAATTAGAAAATTGCCCCTTGGTGTTGGGTTCTGCTACGCCTTCGTTGGAGAGTTGGGTAAGTATGCAGGGGGCAGGGGGCAGGGGGCAGGGGGCAGGGGGAGAATTCATAACTCCTAACTCTTCACTCGGCACTCATTATTTAAGTTTGCCTGAGCGCATCAACTCTCGCCCTTTACCGCCAGTGGAAATCGTCGATATGCGGCAAGAGTTGCAGCAGGGAAATCGTTCTATATTTAGTAGATCGCTGCAAGCAGCTTTGCAAGAGTTGCAAGAAAGAAAACAACAGGGAATTTTATTTATTCATCGCCGGGGACACAGTACTTTTGTCTCTTGCCGTAGTTGCGGATATGTGTTGGAATGTCCGCATTGTGATGTGTCGCTGGCATATCACCACACCGAAGAAAAAGCGCCAGAATTATTGCGGTGTCATTATTGTAATTATGCGCGATCGCACCCCAAATTTTGCCCTGATTGTAGTTCCCCTTACCTGAAATTTTTCGGTAGCGGTACTCAACGAGTCACACAAGAATTAGCGCGACAGTTTCCAGAGTTGCGCTTGATTCGTTTTGATAGCGATACCACCCGCAACAAAGGCTCACATCGTACCCTACTCACGCAGTTTGCCAACGGCGAAGCAGATTTGTTAGTTGGTACGCAAATGCTCACCAAGGGTTTGGATTTACCACAGGTGACACTTGTGGGCGTTGTCGCCGCCGATGGACTGCTAAATTTATCAGATTATCGTGCCAGCGAACGGGCATTTCAAACCTTGACTCAAGTCGCTGGGCGTGCCGGGAGAGGCGAAGATCCGGGTAGAGTGATTGTGCAGACTTATACTACAGAGCATCAGGTAATTGCAGCAGTGCGATCGCACGATTACCAGTCTTTCTCTCAAGCTGAGTTAGAACAACGCCAAGCACTTAATTATCCCCCTTATGGGCGGTTAATTTTGTTGCGCTTAAGTAGTCTCGACCCGATTCAAGTGCAAAATACGGCGCAAATTATTGCTACAACCTTGAGTACAGAAGAAGAATTTGAAATATTAGGCCCAGCACCAGCAAGTATTTTACGAGTAGCTAATCGTTATCGCTGGCAGATATTGATTAAATTTGACCCCGATGCCTTACCAAAGTTGCCAGATTGGGAAGAAGTGCGATCGCTTTGTCCTTCGTCTGTGAGTTTAACCATTGATGTAGATCCAATTAATATTATGTGA
- a CDS encoding RpoD/SigA family RNA polymerase sigma factor, with the protein MYQIKQQSLKETMNIVELGKMEIMENAADIEEPSLDSLNAVAEEESPIVVENQESDERDGDEMAAARPSGYNKTEHDDAVGAFFKEMARYPLLKADEEVELARRVRFLEEVREIQAALELRLEREASKLEVASELEMTEKQLESRLYQGRVAKRKMIRSNLRLVVSIAKRYLNRGVPFLDLIQEGAMGLNRATEKFDPDKGYKFSTYAYWWIRQAITRAIANDARTIRLPIHIVEKLNKLKKAQRELKQKLSRNPTEAEMAEALEMSVQQLRQLQQLRRQALSLNHRVGKEEDTELMDLLEDEDNLSPEAKMNENMMRQEIWEVLGDVLTPREKDVISLRYGLTTSEPCTLEEVGNMFNLSRERVRQIQSKAMRKLRRPHIAKRLKGWLV; encoded by the coding sequence CTGTACCAAATAAAGCAACAATCCCTAAAGGAAACTATGAATATTGTTGAATTAGGAAAAATGGAAATAATGGAGAATGCTGCTGATATTGAAGAACCATCACTCGATAGTTTAAATGCAGTAGCAGAAGAAGAGTCTCCAATTGTAGTAGAAAATCAGGAATCAGACGAACGCGATGGAGATGAAATGGCGGCGGCTCGTCCTTCGGGATACAACAAAACCGAACATGATGATGCTGTTGGCGCATTTTTTAAAGAAATGGCGCGTTATCCGCTCTTAAAAGCTGATGAAGAAGTAGAATTAGCGCGGCGAGTCAGATTTCTAGAAGAAGTCAGAGAAATACAAGCGGCTTTAGAGTTAAGACTGGAACGTGAAGCCAGCAAACTAGAAGTAGCTTCCGAGCTAGAAATGACAGAAAAGCAATTAGAAAGTCGCTTGTATCAAGGGAGAGTAGCGAAACGCAAAATGATTCGCTCAAACTTAAGATTGGTAGTATCTATTGCCAAGCGATACCTAAATCGAGGAGTGCCTTTTCTGGATTTAATTCAGGAAGGAGCAATGGGTTTAAATCGTGCTACCGAAAAGTTTGATCCCGATAAAGGATATAAGTTTTCTACTTACGCTTATTGGTGGATTAGACAAGCAATTACCAGAGCTATAGCTAACGATGCACGGACAATTCGGCTACCTATACATATTGTTGAAAAGCTGAACAAGCTGAAAAAAGCTCAACGGGAACTCAAACAAAAACTGTCTCGTAATCCCACTGAAGCTGAAATGGCAGAAGCTTTGGAAATGAGTGTACAACAACTACGCCAGCTACAACAACTACGGCGACAAGCACTTTCTCTCAACCATCGTGTCGGTAAAGAAGAAGACACAGAATTGATGGATTTGCTAGAAGATGAAGACAACTTGTCTCCAGAAGCAAAAATGAATGAAAACATGATGCGTCAGGAGATTTGGGAAGTCTTGGGTGACGTGTTAACTCCACGAGAGAAAGATGTGATTTCTCTGCGCTATGGTTTGACAACCAGCGAACCCTGCACTTTAGAAGAAGTTGGCAATATGTTCAATCTTTCTCGTGAGCGAGTGCGTCAAATTCAAAGCAAAGCCATGCGGAAATTGCGCCGTCCTCACATAGCTAAACGCTTAAAAGGTTGGTTGGTTTAA
- a CDS encoding GNAT family N-acetyltransferase gives MTPGNNLIVRFAEPADYSVLFKLIEGLAEYEKLSHAVTGNALALQEHLFGSRRYVEAILAESAGQAVGFALFFHNYSTFLTKPGIYLEDLFVLPEYRRQGIGKALLTKVAQIAVERDCGRLEWSVLDWNESAQAFYRSMGASILDDWRICRVTEDALIHLGAIK, from the coding sequence ATGACTCCGGGTAATAATTTGATTGTGCGTTTTGCCGAACCAGCCGATTACAGCGTACTGTTTAAATTAATTGAAGGACTTGCAGAGTATGAAAAATTATCTCACGCTGTTACTGGCAATGCTCTAGCACTTCAGGAGCATTTATTTGGTTCACGGAGATATGTAGAGGCAATCTTAGCGGAATCTGCGGGTCAAGCTGTTGGTTTTGCGCTGTTTTTTCATAATTATTCAACATTTCTGACTAAGCCAGGAATTTATCTGGAAGATTTATTTGTTTTACCAGAATATCGCAGGCAAGGTATTGGTAAGGCTCTCCTGACTAAAGTAGCTCAAATAGCTGTAGAACGTGATTGTGGCCGATTAGAGTGGAGTGTCTTGGATTGGAACGAGTCAGCCCAAGCATTTTACCGGAGTATGGGAGCATCTATATTAGATGATTGGCGAATTTGTCGCGTTACAGAAGATGCGCTGATTCACTTAGGAGCGATAAAATAA
- the petJ gene encoding cytochrome c6 PetJ: MKKMITVMLLGIAIFTFAFSSPALAGDAASGAKVFSANCASCHAGGKNLVQAAKNLKKEALEKYGLYSTEAIIAQVTNGKNAMPAFGKRLKPEQIENVAAYVLSQADKGWK, from the coding sequence ATGAAAAAAATGATTACAGTCATGCTGTTAGGCATAGCAATCTTCACCTTTGCCTTCAGTAGTCCAGCTTTGGCAGGGGATGCTGCTAGTGGAGCTAAAGTATTTAGTGCCAATTGTGCTTCTTGTCATGCGGGAGGAAAGAATTTGGTTCAAGCTGCCAAAAACTTAAAGAAGGAGGCTTTGGAAAAGTATGGTTTGTACTCAACAGAGGCAATTATTGCCCAAGTTACAAACGGTAAAAATGCTATGCCTGCCTTCGGCAAACGTTTGAAGCCTGAACAAATTGAAAATGTAGCTGCTTATGTGCTTTCACAAGCAGATAAGGGGTGGAAGTAG
- a CDS encoding tetratricopeptide repeat protein: MSNFWRLFFSIIIALPLTFLTLPAHSAPILITQITAGGFLELGVDKMRRGDYQEAIENFNQAIALEKDLAVAYSDRCLAYLQLQDYHQAIADCTQAINFAPDNFEAYLNRGVAHYRQGDYPTAIVDHNQAIALKPYDFRAYYNRGLARAGDGKDSEAILDFNLALTQIPRISSLLLADIYNDRGLAHFVLQDIQAAMLDFSLAIRLNANDYRAYFNRACACGRNGDDFGAVRDFSQVIRLNPSNAQAYVNRGVAQYRLGYHLAAIADLQKASEYFENQGKRVAYEKTLDLLKNLRQKISFATEIALL, translated from the coding sequence ATGAGTAATTTCTGGCGATTATTCTTCAGTATAATTATCGCTTTACCTCTGACTTTTTTAACTTTACCTGCACATTCTGCACCCATTTTAATTACCCAAATTACAGCGGGTGGTTTCTTAGAGTTGGGTGTAGATAAGATGCGGCGAGGTGATTATCAGGAAGCAATAGAGAATTTCAACCAGGCAATTGCACTTGAAAAAGATTTAGCTGTGGCTTATAGCGATCGCTGTCTTGCTTATCTCCAACTACAAGATTACCATCAAGCGATCGCAGATTGTACGCAAGCCATAAATTTTGCACCGGATAACTTTGAGGCTTATCTAAACCGAGGAGTAGCACACTACAGACAAGGGGATTATCCTACTGCCATTGTCGATCATAACCAAGCGATCGCACTTAAACCCTACGATTTTCGAGCTTACTACAACCGAGGACTAGCCCGTGCTGGTGATGGGAAAGACTCAGAGGCAATTCTTGACTTTAATTTAGCCCTAACTCAAATTCCTCGAATCAGTAGCTTATTGCTTGCAGATATCTATAATGACCGAGGTTTAGCGCATTTTGTCTTGCAAGATATCCAAGCTGCGATGCTCGACTTTAGTTTAGCAATTCGCCTCAATGCTAACGATTATAGAGCGTACTTTAACCGAGCTTGTGCTTGCGGACGAAACGGAGATGACTTTGGTGCAGTGCGTGATTTTTCTCAAGTAATCAGACTTAACCCCAGTAATGCCCAGGCTTACGTTAATCGGGGAGTAGCTCAGTATCGCTTAGGATATCATTTAGCTGCGATCGCTGATTTACAAAAAGCATCTGAGTACTTTGAAAATCAAGGAAAGAGAGTTGCCTACGAAAAAACTCTAGATTTACTGAAGAATCTGCGACAAAAAATCTCCTTTGCAACGGAAATCGCTCTTTTATAA
- a CDS encoding Uma2 family endonuclease: MIQALRKLVTFDEFVAKYPDNTGKRYELHDGVIVEMPQPTGYHEQIIVFLLQKFILEYTRISLPYGIPKTVLVKPLESESAYSPDVLILNLPNLVNEPLWKKESTVSQAESIPLVVEVVSSNWRDDYLKKAADYEAVGIPEYWIVDYAALGGRRFIGNPKQPTFSLYTLIEGEYQVSQFRGSDRIISPLFPELNLTAEQIFQAGGYPV; encoded by the coding sequence ATGATTCAAGCCCTACGCAAACTAGTTACATTCGATGAATTCGTTGCTAAATATCCTGACAACACAGGAAAACGTTATGAATTGCATGATGGAGTAATTGTAGAGATGCCGCAACCTACAGGCTACCATGAACAGATTATAGTATTTTTACTCCAGAAATTTATTCTAGAATATACTCGCATCAGCCTACCCTATGGCATCCCAAAAACAGTATTAGTAAAGCCGCTTGAAAGTGAATCGGCTTACTCACCAGATGTGCTGATATTAAATCTCCCTAATTTGGTAAACGAACCTCTGTGGAAGAAAGAATCTACTGTAAGCCAAGCGGAATCAATACCCTTAGTAGTTGAGGTAGTAAGTAGCAATTGGCGTGATGATTATTTAAAAAAAGCTGCTGACTATGAGGCTGTAGGCATCCCAGAATACTGGATTGTAGACTATGCTGCTTTAGGCGGTAGGCGATTTATTGGCAACCCTAAACAACCAACTTTCTCGCTTTACACTTTAATTGAGGGAGAATACCAAGTCAGTCAGTTTCGAGGTAGCGATCGCATTATCTCACCTCTTTTCCCAGAATTGAACTTAACCGCCGAACAGATTTTTCAAGCTGGTGGATACCCTGTATAG
- the glgX gene encoding glycogen debranching protein GlgX, with product MYVTLWPGKVYPLGATWDGKGTNFALFSENATGVELCLFDNDDEEIRLPLTEKNNFVWHGYLPGVGPGQKYGFRVYGMWAPEVGHRFNPNKLLIDPYAKAIDGEFSNDPSVFGYSLDAEEKDLIFSELDDAKIMPKCVVVDQSFDWEGDQLLATPWHTTVIYETHVKGFTKLHPAIPEELRGTYAGLAHPAAIQHLLQLGITAVELMPVHHFLSHPGHLEDKGLKNYWGYDSINYFAPYSSYSASGTGGQQVTEFKQMVKALHFAGIEVILDVVYNHTGEGNHFGPTLSLRGIDNSVYYRLVKDDPRYYMDFTGCGNSLNVRHAQVLKLIMDSLRYWVIEMHVDGFRFDLASALARELYEVDNLSAFFDIIHQDPILADVKLIAEPWDLGEGGYQVGNFPLRWSEWNGRYRDTVRDFWRGVDDSLGQFAYCFTGSPDLYQTNGRNPNASINFITAHDGFTLNDLVSYNEKHNEANGEDSRDGESHNRSWNCGAEGETDDPEVMRLRERQRRNFLATLMLSQGVPMLLEGDEIGCSQKGNNNVYCQDNEISWRHWDLHKANSDLLDFTRELINFRHQHPVFRRRKWFQGRPIHGSGINDIAWFNADGSEMTEKQWLVSYAKVMEIFLNGQGIATPGDRGERIIDESFLLFFNAHYELIEFALPNEFKDKVWEIVIDTNEPRFLDRGKLVSGSQTVPVTDRSLMVLRLIG from the coding sequence ATGTATGTAACTTTATGGCCAGGTAAAGTATATCCTTTAGGTGCAACTTGGGATGGTAAAGGAACAAACTTTGCTTTATTTTCGGAAAATGCAACAGGGGTAGAACTTTGTTTATTTGATAATGATGACGAAGAAATTCGCTTACCTCTGACAGAAAAAAACAATTTTGTTTGGCATGGTTATTTACCAGGAGTTGGCCCAGGTCAAAAGTATGGGTTTAGAGTGTATGGGATGTGGGCACCAGAAGTAGGTCATCGATTTAATCCCAACAAACTATTGATTGACCCCTACGCTAAAGCAATTGATGGTGAATTTAGTAACGATCCATCTGTCTTTGGCTACTCTCTAGACGCTGAAGAAAAAGACTTAATTTTTTCTGAATTAGATGATGCCAAAATAATGCCCAAGTGCGTTGTAGTCGATCAATCTTTTGATTGGGAAGGCGATCAACTGCTTGCGACACCTTGGCATACAACTGTTATTTATGAAACTCACGTCAAAGGTTTTACTAAACTACATCCAGCTATTCCAGAAGAATTACGTGGAACTTATGCTGGCTTGGCGCATCCAGCTGCAATTCAACACTTACTGCAATTAGGAATTACAGCAGTTGAATTGATGCCAGTACATCATTTTCTATCTCATCCAGGACATTTAGAAGATAAAGGATTAAAGAATTACTGGGGCTACGATTCCATCAACTATTTTGCACCTTATTCTAGTTACAGTGCTAGTGGAACTGGGGGACAACAAGTTACTGAATTCAAGCAAATGGTCAAGGCACTACATTTTGCGGGAATTGAAGTTATTTTAGATGTAGTTTATAACCACACTGGCGAAGGAAATCATTTTGGGCCAACGCTATCTTTGCGAGGTATTGATAATTCTGTATATTACCGTTTGGTAAAAGATGACCCTCGCTACTACATGGATTTTACAGGCTGCGGTAACTCTCTGAATGTGCGTCATGCTCAAGTTCTGAAGTTAATCATGGATAGCCTGCGCTATTGGGTAATAGAAATGCATGTAGATGGCTTTCGGTTTGATTTGGCCTCGGCGCTGGCGCGGGAATTATATGAAGTAGATAACCTATCAGCTTTCTTTGATATTATTCATCAAGACCCAATCTTGGCAGATGTAAAACTCATTGCTGAACCTTGGGATTTAGGTGAAGGTGGTTATCAAGTCGGGAACTTTCCATTGCGTTGGTCTGAGTGGAATGGTAGATATCGGGATACAGTCAGAGATTTTTGGCGTGGTGTAGATGATAGTTTAGGACAATTTGCTTACTGTTTTACCGGTAGCCCTGACCTGTATCAAACCAATGGACGCAACCCAAATGCAAGTATTAATTTCATCACTGCTCATGATGGTTTCACGTTAAATGATTTGGTCAGCTACAACGAAAAACATAACGAGGCAAACGGGGAAGACAGTAGAGATGGTGAAAGCCATAATAGATCCTGGAATTGTGGTGCAGAAGGTGAAACCGACGATCCAGAAGTAATGCGTTTGCGCGAACGGCAACGACGAAACTTTTTAGCAACCCTAATGCTATCTCAAGGTGTCCCAATGCTATTAGAGGGGGATGAAATTGGTTGTAGTCAAAAGGGAAATAATAATGTCTATTGCCAAGACAATGAAATTTCTTGGCGGCATTGGGATTTGCATAAAGCGAACTCGGATTTATTAGACTTTACACGCGAACTAATTAATTTTCGCCATCAACATCCAGTATTCCGACGACGTAAGTGGTTTCAAGGTCGCCCCATTCACGGTTCAGGCATTAATGATATTGCTTGGTTTAATGCTGATGGCAGTGAAATGACTGAGAAGCAGTGGTTAGTTAGTTATGCTAAAGTAATGGAGATTTTTTTGAATGGGCAGGGAATTGCTACTCCAGGAGATCGTGGTGAGCGGATTATTGATGAAAGTTTTCTGTTATTTTTTAACGCTCACTACGAGTTAATTGAGTTTGCTTTACCCAATGAATTTAAAGATAAGGTATGGGAGATAGTAATTGACACTAATGAACCTCGCTTTTTAGATCGGGGAAAATTAGTTTCAGGTTCTCAAACTGTACCAGTCACAGATCGCTCTTTGATGGTATTACGCCTAATCGGTTAG
- a CDS encoding CsbD family protein, translating into MSIEKRIEATAKNIEGKIQEVVGEITGNPQEKAEGQAKQAEAQVSHTVENIKDEVKKIVD; encoded by the coding sequence ATGAGTATCGAAAAAAGAATAGAAGCTACTGCAAAAAATATTGAAGGAAAAATTCAAGAGGTTGTGGGTGAAATAACGGGTAATCCACAAGAGAAAGCTGAAGGACAGGCAAAGCAAGCTGAAGCCCAAGTTTCTCACACTGTAGAAAACATTAAGGACGAAGTTAAGAAAATTGTAGACTAA
- a CDS encoding IS630 family transposase (programmed frameshift): MGARLRVFLSYEQDKTLLNLRTADVPQKVKDRAEVIRLNAHGWYVEKIAAHFNWTPQTVREILHKWRKLDLEGLWDNPGRGGKTKYSEEDIVFLEECLKEEPRTYNSRQLAQKLERDRSIKLSPDRLRRVLKKGVIWKRVRKSHKGKQDPKVQEIKQADLDMLELSAASGEIDLKYLDESGFCAWSEPGYTYYFRGEQKRLEQSKRRGRRLSIIGFFQPIISFVYGLVIGGVDRKSYIQMMEQEAESAQKIGRIRVIVQDNGPIHRCLQVQQLWSKWEQMGLYIFFLPKYCSEMNPIELEWQHLKKDELAGRMFDDELDLAYAVIDGVQARGERGNYRTQRIKFNSNLSG; encoded by the exons ATGGGCGCTCGTCTAAGGGTGTTCCTAAGCTATGAGCAAGATAAAACCCTGTTAAACCTAAGAACTGCGGATGTACCACAGAAAGTTAAAGACCGAGCAGAGGTCATTAGACTAAATGCACATGGCTGGTACGTAGAAAAAATAGCTGCTCATTTCAATTGGACTCCTCAAACGGTAAGAGAAATCTTACATAAATGGCGAAAACTTGATTTAGAAGGGCTTTGGGATAACCCAGGTAGAGGAGGCAAAACCAAGTATAGCGAAGAGGATATAGTATTTTTGGAGGAATGTCTCAAAGAAGAGCCACGTACATATAACAGTCGTCAACTAGCTCAAAAATTAGAGAGAGATCGCTCTATTAAACTGAGTCCCGACAGATTAAGACGGGTACTC AAAAAGGGGGTTATTTGGAAACGAGTCAGAAAGAGCCACAAAGGGAAACAAGACCCAAAAGTCCAAGAAATAAAGCAAGCAGACCTAGATATGTTAGAACTGTCTGCTGCTAGTGGAGAAATAGACTTGAAGTATTTGGATGAATCAGGGTTTTGTGCATGGAGCGAACCGGGTTACACCTATTACTTCCGAGGTGAGCAAAAACGACTAGAACAAAGTAAACGTCGTGGTCGTAGATTAAGCATTATTGGATTTTTTCAACCAATAATCAGCTTTGTTTACGGTTTGGTTATTGGTGGTGTTGACAGAAAATCTTATATCCAGATGATGGAGCAAGAAGCGGAGTCAGCCCAAAAGATCGGGCGCATCAGAGTAATAGTGCAGGACAACGGGCCGATACATCGATGTCTTCAGGTGCAGCAGTTATGGTCAAAGTGGGAACAGATGGGTTTATACATCTTCTTTTTGCCCAAATATTGCTCCGAAATGAATCCGATTGAATTGGAATGGCAACACCTTAAAAAGGATGAACTAGCAGGACGAATGTTTGATGATGAGTTGGATCTTGCTTACGCAGTAATAGATGGTGTTCAAGCTAGAGGAGAAAGAGGAAATTATAGGACACAACGTATTAAATTTAACTCTAATCTCTCTGGTTAA